GTGGCTCCGACGAGCAGTATGAAGGCGCCACTGTCATCGAACCGAAACGTGGCTATTATGCTGATCCCATTAGTACACTCGATTTTGCCTCGCTGTATCCTAGTATTATGATGGCCCACAATCTATGCTACACCACTTTACTGCTGCCTGGAGCAAAGGATAAGCTGGGATTGACGGATGATCAAGTGGAGCGCACGCCTGCGAATAACAGTTTCGTCAAGGCGGATCTGCGTCGCGGCCTGCTGCCCGAGATCTTGGAATCGCTGTTGGCGGCGCGTAAACGTGCAAAGAACGATCTAAAAGTAGAGAAAGATCCATTCAAGCGGCAGGTGTTGGATGGTCGCCAGTTAGCTTTGAAGATATCAGCAAATTCAGTGTATGGCTTTACTGGAGCTCAGGTGGGAAAACTGCCCTGCTTGGAGATCTCGGGCAGCGTTACTGCTTATGGACGCACAATGATTGAGATGACCAAGAACGAGGTGGAGACGCATTACACGCGCGTTAATGGCTATGAGAACGATGCGGTGGTCATCTATGGTGACACGGATTCGGTGATGGTTAACTTTGGTGTTAAAAGCTTAGAGCGTAGCATGGAACTCGGTAGAGAGGCAGCCGACTTGGTTAGCGCCAAATTTGTGCAGCCCATTAAACTGGAATTCGAGAAGGTTTACTATCCCTATTTGCTGATCAACAAGAAGCGCTATGCAGGATTGTATTTCACTAAGCCGGAAAAGTATGACAAAATGGATTGCAAGGGCATTGAGACAGTGCGTCGCGATAATTCGCCATTGGTGGCCAATCTGATGAACGCTTGTCTGCAAAAGCTGCTGATTGAACGCGATCCTGAGGGAGCGGTTGATTATTGCAAGCAAATTATTGCTGATTTGCTGTGCAATCGCATTGATATCTCACAGCTGGTCATCACCAAGGAGCTGGCAAAGACGGATTACGCTGCCAAGCAAGCACATGTAGAGCTGGCAGCCAAGATGAAGAAACGCGATGCGGGCACAGCGCCCAAACTGGGTGATCGTGTGCCTTATGTGATCTGTGCTGCGGCCAAGAATACTCCAGCTTATCAGAAAGCCGAGGATCCGTTGTATGTGCTAGAGAATAGCGTGCCCATTGATGCCAACTACTATTTGGAGCAGCAACTGTCCAAGCCACTGTTGCGCATCTTTGAGCCCATTTTGGGCGATAAAGCCGAGTCGGTACTGCTCAAAGGAGAACACACAAGGACTAGGACTGTCGTCACCTCAAAGGTTGGCGGATTGGCGGGTTTTATGACCAAGAAGGCAGCATGCTTGGGTTGCAAATCCCTAATGCCCAAGGGTTATGAACAAGCGTGCTTATGTCCGCACTGCGAACCAAAGATGAGCGAACTCTATCAGAAGGAGGTGGCATCAAAGCGTGGCCTGGAGGAGACATTTGCCCGACTTTGGACCGAGTGTCAGCGTTGTCAGGGTTCGTTGCATGAGGAGGTAATCTGTTCGAATCGCGATTGTCCTATTTTCTATATGCGACAAAAGGTGCGCATGGAGTTGGATACGCAGGAGCAGCGTGTGCGACGCTTTGGACTCCCCGAGTGGTAAAAGAAGTCGCTAAAGATTATTACATTATATAAAcctataatttaatataataatatatatattactagAAGTTATTAcaaagttgtgtgtgtgtttggatcTTTTTTATGTTGCGCAtaagcgtttttttttttcgttttaagaACTTTCCTTTTTCACTTTGGACAAATTTTACAAGGGGCGGCAGGCGAAGTTTGGTATTGGGGGCATGACTGTGACTATTTTCGGCTTTGCAGCGTATTCGATAGCCAGTCCATGGCCTGATCGAGCCCCTCACCTTTGGTGGCCGatgttttgaatatttgaaatgtgcGATTCTTTAGATTCTCCAAACCTAACGCGTGATGCACTTCGGCAACGGTCATACAGCCGTCCATGTCCTGTTTGTTGGCTAAGACGACAAGTATCGCGCCCGCCAGCTCCTCTTCGCGCAGCATATACAAGAGCTCGTCTTTGGAGATGCCAATTCGATCCCGATCTGCCGAGTCTACCACATAAATGATGGCATCTGTGTTGCTATAATAACAGCGCCAATATGGTCTGAAAAAAAAGATAAGATTAGTTTGGTAACACCAGCAGCAAGAGGTAGACTCACCTAATACTGGTCTGGCCACCCAGATCCCAGACTTGAAACTTCAAGTTCTTGTATGTGACCTGCTCCACGTTGAAGCCAATTGTGGGTATCGTCGTGACCACCTCGCCCACCTGCAGCCTGTATAGAATCGTTGTTTTGCCAGCGCCATCAAGCCCCAATATCAAGATGCGCATCTCCCTGGAGCCGAGCAGACCACGAAAATAGCTGAGCACCCCAcctgcaaaatgaaaatgaaaaatcgagcaatgaaaaaaaatgattgtaAAGTTGGTGGTGACTTTTTGTGTGCTGACACCcacaacacaataaaaaaaaacagacgtAATGCATACCCATAATTAAAGCTCGTTTGCAATTGTGCCAAGTGCCTCTAAATGCttaagtatatgtatttaaatatgttaaactaACTAATTATTATGTTACTCTAGTATTTATTGCTCTTGCAACCAATTTGCTCTGCTCTTGTTTTCACTAAATGACAGAATTTTGCCATTCACCATGCACGTGAACATGACGTGTCATCGCCGGCGTTCAGCAGcacaagaatatttttatgcaaactttacataaaaatattttagaaaaattttgttaaatttcatttaataaattttagttttcatttttattaagatacaatgcaaaatgcctatttaaaaatattagcGTGTGCTGCTGGTTGAACGCAGCCAGCGCTTACCGGCTCGCACAGCGTTGCCActcttttgaattttgttataCAGCGACGTCCGCCATTGTCGCGTCTTTCATccaaccaaccaaaaaaaagtgtgtgAAAATCGTGCGACTTTAAACGCATTCGAATTGTGCAAATaggtaaagaaaaatattgtgtAAAAAAGCATTATATctctacaaaaataaataatcaccAAGCACATTTAGTGCGTAAATAAAACTGCGGCGAGCAACAAAGCCGACGATTAAAGATTACATATGCAGcgttttatatacatttcattttgttgaacTTTGTGCAAAAAATAGACTGTAATCTTGTTCGTTTGTTTAGCGTGTATATTTGTAGGtgaacaaaagtgaaaaatggcCTCGCCCTCGCCGGCGAACAGTCCGATGCCGCCGCCACAGGCTCCCAGCCCAATGGCGCCCCCCTCGCAATCTCCCGCTCCCTCTCCCCACAGTCCTTATCCGCATCAGGGCCCACCACAGGGACCGCCTCAAGGGCCGCCGCCCGGTGCACCGCATATGCAAGGACCACCCGGACCACCGCCCGGACATCCTGGAGGACCCTATGGTCATCCCATGCAGCATGTGGCTCCTGGCCAAGGGCCACCAGGTCATCATATGCCGCCACATCATCAGGGCATGAGTAATGCACATTAAACACACGCATTTTAATGTGcaatgtttattaataattgcttttaatttacaGCGCCACACATGGGAATGCAGATGCCACCAACTGGACCGAATATGTCGCCTCTGGGATATCAAACGCATGGAATGCCTCCTAATGTAAGTGCATCACTTAGCTCTTTAAGTGAATCTATACTCGTCGATTTTATCCGCTTCCCTAATGAGCTGCATCACCTGCTGTGCTAGGGCATCTTGGCCAGCGGCCACTAAGTTCGGTTGCATCACATTGAATTCGCTGCCGTTTGTCTGATAAACAACGCCACCAGCTTCGCGTACGAGTAGAACGCCAGCAGCCACATCCCAAGGCTTAAGGTTATCCACGTGATAGGTGTCTAGCGTTCCTTTGGCTACGTAAGCCAGTGAAAGCGCTGCAGTAGCCAGGCAACGAGTGCTGAAAAGTAGTTAAGAAGACAAAGTTGCAAATTAGTAAGAAAGATGCATAACACTCAATGTTAAGGGGGTTTTTTAAATCAAGTTAACAATTTTCACATAGACATAGTTTATCCAACGTAACTGAAACTTACCCAGCAGCTACTGCGCCCAATTTGTAAACACGCTTGATATTCTTATCACGCCAAGCCGCCACATTTATAAGCGTAATCTCATGCCCAATCACTGAGTTGCTTAGCTACAAAGATGCATCCATATATTAACTGCATAGCAAGTCTAATCTTTTGCTACTCACCATTGTTGCTCCAGACACTCGAATGTTCTGACCATTTAGGTATGCTCCATGACCTTTTCGACTAGTGTAGAGTTCATTCGCAGCCGGATTATATATAATACCGACAACAAGTTCTTTGTTAATCGCAAGAGCTACAGAGATGCCGCAATGCGGAAATCGATGTATGTAGTTTGTGGTGCCATCGATGGGATCAATGATCCAGGTGGGTGCATCTGTCAGCTCAGGTAGCTCTTTAGAACCGGCTAACGATTCTTCACCAATAAAACGCGATTCGGGAAATGCTTTCGACAGCCCCGCGGTTAATTTCTCCTCAATTTGCCGATCGTAAACGGTGACAAAATCAAAGAAATCGGATTTTACCATAACCTCTTTCTTTGATTTGTTATAACCTTCCTCAAATATTGGGCCACATTCTTTGACCAAATCCACAGCAATATCATGGTATTCCTTGAGCTTTTCTTCACTATATTGTTTCATCATATTTGGtgataaaaatgtaaatactaaATCACTGTTATCAGTAACAAACCGAATGTTTTGATAGCTTCCTAACTACTAAAGCAATTTGGAAACTTTATTTTTCACAGAATTTGTTTGAGCTTTTTTTTGCTAAAAGCTTTACTCTGCTCAGAGAGCGTtaaaaacagagagaaagagagcgcagAAAAATTTGAGCTTTTCTGTAGAATACTCGTTTAATTGTTTAACTTGTCCAGCttaatttgtttgcagttatttacttttgtagaagggtattattaaCTCGTCATCACCtgaatttgtgtttttcttgttcAGCTTAACTCAGATAATATTAGAATGTTTGTGAATTTAATGCATATTGTAGTAATGAGTCCTAAAGATTTTTATTGAGCTTGCAAGTAATtttagaattaatttaaaagagcAATATAAGGCAGCTGCAACATCTCTGTTGCCTTGGTCATAGTTAATTGTTTTGtctacactcgactgtagctttcttgatTGTCTTTCTTTATTTGTGCGCTAGACTTCATCGCCTCCCACAGACTTCTCGAGGTCTGCCTTGCGCAACAGATCTTCGATTTCCTTACGCAATTTCTCGCTGCCGGCACAAATCAAATCCGGTTTCATGATATCGAATGGGGTACCAAAAGGCGCAGTGACCACACCGCCAGCCTCCTGCACAAGCAAAGAGCCTGCAGCACAGTCCCAAGGATACATGTCTTCAATGTAGAAAGCATCCAAGTTGCCAGCGGCAACCATGCACAACTCGTCCACCACGCAGGAATAGGCCAACAAACTGgggaattgaaattaataaggCTTTCATATAAAACTCTCTAAAATTGCCTCACCGTCTGGCATGCAATCCCACATGATAGATGCGTTTGATGTGCTTATTGGCCACATTGTGCACATGTAGGAGCGACACTTCATAGGCCACATTGGCATCCTTCAAGCGCTCACAGTTGCTCACATGAATCGGCTTTCCGTTGCAGAAAGCGCCCTGTCCCAACTTTGTGGTATAGAGTTTCTTCTGTGCTGGATTATTCACAATGCCCAGAACAATTTTCTTGTTGATCGAGAGTCCAATGGACACGCAAACGTGTGGAATTTGTTTAATGAAATTGGAGGTACCATCGATGGGATCAATGATCCAGGTGGGCGCATCTGTCAGTTCCTTAGATACGTTATTATTCTTGGCCGTCTCCTCCTCGCCAATGAACTTGTGATCTGGATACGTGGCCAGTATTTTGTTCATGAGAAACTCCTCGATCTTGCTGTCATAGTCTGTGACAACATCGTAGAATGCACCTTTAATGTCCACATTTTTCTCCTCACGCTCGTAGCCTTCCAAAAGAATTTCGCCAGCTTTTACAGCCAGCGGGTAGATGAAATTGTACAATTCTTCAATTTGCGATGACATTGTTGACGAGTTTTAATTATGTATGCGTTGCGTTCGTTGTTAACTGCTGCCAACCAACGACTGAGAAACTGATCAAACACTGATCTTAACGTAGCCCAAGCTGCCGTAGCAttgaactctctctctctctcgtttctCGCATTTGTTTACATTGAGCTTTGATTTATACACTCAATAAACTCGCGACTTCGCATGCGATGATATGATGTCTGTCTAACATACTGAGAGATGCACTGTAAATTGAAATCTGTCGTTCGCTGCCAAGCTTTATCTCGTTTGATTTGACGACTACAAATAGATGTCTTTATCTTTAACAGACATGTGTCTATGGCCCAGAGTAGTCAAATAGTTACAAAAACAAGTAGAGAAAAAACGGCAACAGTGTACGGTAAAAGTCATGCATAAATGacttgataaaaaaaattactattCAGAGTGAAATCAGCAAAGCATTGAATATGacacagttttatttttgtatgaatTCAACGCCATAATTAATTACTATTTTAAAGTTCTACTAGCAAATTATATGTTTCCGTATTTACATTGTAATTTTGCTGTCTCAttagatttgttttttaatttgtgtaagTTGTTAACCAGGGTTcttgtttacattttagtatCTCAATTCTGAATGCTCGCTGAAAATATCATAAGCAttataactttaatttattttttattccatTTAGATGacctatttaaaaagtttgaaTGATCCTCAAAtctctttatttattgtgaTTACTCGCTAATTTCTCATTGAGTTTATGTTATATTCAGTAgtacatttattttccatatttgTTCTATTATTTTTCGCAATGTTTTTGAGGTGGAATTACTTTTTCGATGGCACTCTTAAATCAATactaacaattttaattattacaaaaagatccattattttgaatgtttgaTCACAAGATCAGTCAGCACCGAGTAAATTCACTTGAATGTATATTCTGTAATCTGATTGGCTTCCTCAATCAACTGAATAACCGCTTTAGTCAACTCCTCTGTTGCTGCACAGACCAAATCGGGTTTCATTACATCAAATTTACCACCTTTGGTATGATAAATGTTGCCCCCTGCCTCGGTTAGAATGACAGCGCCTGCTGCAATATCCCAGGGCTTGAGATCCTCAACGTGATAGGCATCACATTGACCCGTTGCTACATAGCACAAGGCGAGTGCAGCGCTCCCAAAGCTGCGCGTGCTGCAAATAAAAGAGAACAATAACAGAGTCAAAATTGAGCTTTTCACAATTGCACTCTCAAACATTCGCCTTCTCGTTCACACTTACGCAGTGGCATTTGAGCCCATCTTATAAACACGCTTCAAGTGCTTGTCTCGCACAGCTCCGGCGTGTATCAATGAGATTTCATAGGCAACAACCGCTTGGCTGATCTATGTAcagaagagagggagagagcggcATCAAAGAGAAATTAAGAGAGAGCTTTTAATATGTTGTTTGGATTGTTTACTGCAGTCAAACGATAAACGAATTTGAAACTGTTAATTTTGCCAGTGAATCACCAGTGCGAAACAGTTAAAAATTATCTCGTATTTTCGGCAATTATATAAGTTTCCATTGCTCTTGCACTCACCTTGGTTACTTTGGAGGTGTGAATGGGATTTCCATTCAAGTAGGCACCGTGTCCCTTCCACGCTGAGAACAATTCATTAGCCGGCGGATTGTAAATGATGCCAACAACGAGTTCTTTGTTAATGGCCAATCCAACGGAGATGCAGCAATGTGGAATGCGATGAATAAAATTCGTGGTGCCATCAATGGGATCAATGATCCAAGTGGGAGCATCTGTCAACTCCGCCTGACGATGCGCTGCTGCAGATTCTTCCTCGCCAATGATTAGCGACTCTGGAAAAGCTTTTTGCAGTCCCTCAATTAGAGTGTCCTCAATCTGTTTGTCATACACTGTGACCAAATCGTAGAAATCCGCTTTGACCACATAGTCGGTCTTCGGCTTGGAGTAACCTTCCATTAACAGTGGACCACATTTCTTGACGAGATCTAGCGCCACCTCGTAGTATTCCTGCAGTTTGGACTCGCTTATTGGATTGTTGCTCATGATGCGTGTATTGGACTCGACGAACTCACACTAAATGCGAATAGCTCAAATGCTTGGCATTTTAGCTCTGAAAAGCTTTTTGTGTACAAGCTTTTACACTGTGCTTTCAACTTACGCGAGGAAGGGGTATTAACATATGTTATTACTCTATGCACACAGATGATAAGCTTAATCATTCAGTTTATTAGTATAAAACCATCATGTGTGATTTATCTTTTAGATTCTtctacaaaatgcaaatcattgcatataatatataattagatAAATACTTTGTATAAGGTTGAGTTGACAATGGAACTCGTTATATACTTTTCTAGATAAAACGgtttgaaaatgattttgaaagatagtaaataaatagtcAGCTAAATTGTTAGTTCGTTAAATAGTTAGGCTTCCCATGCTGAAGTTTCAACTCTGTATCCAGGgttttttaaagttatttgaaTCTGTAGACTATTATTACTACTATCTGATTTAGTATTGTAGTAAAGACTGTCAATCTTCATTTGTTTAGCTTTTCAACTGAGCTCGGTCAGGATGACACATCAAAATTGTAGTGTatgaaaagttttattaatGAGACTACAAGTTTCGGTAGCTTCAATCATCGCTGCCCACAGACTTGGCTTGATCAGCTTGTCGAATTAACTGCTCGATTTGATTCCTCAATGTCTCTGTGCCGGCACAAATAAGATCGGGTTTCATAATGTCAAAGGGTCCGCCATATGGATGGGTAACAACGCCGCCAGCTTCGCGTATGAGCAAATAGCCCGCTGCACAATCCCAGGGATACATGTCCTCAATGTGAAAGGCATCTAGATTTCCAGCAGCAACCATGCACAATGAATCCACCACTGCCGAATACCCCAACAAtctgcaaagagaaaaaatctTATCAGAGAGGCTGTAATTATCATTTATGTGCCGTTTACTTACCGTCTGGCCTGGGAGCCAACGTAATAGATGCGTTTGATGTGCTTGTTTCTTATTGGCGCCGAGTGGAGCAGACACACCTCGTAGGCCACATTGGCGGCATTCAGCTGCTCACAGTCGCTGACATGGATGCTCTCCCCATTGCAGAAGGCACCTTGTCCCAGCTTGGCAGTGTAGAGTTTCTGCTGGGCAGGATTATTCACAATGCCCAGCACGATTTGCTTGTTGATCGCGAGTCCGATGGAAACAGAGACATGGGGAATTTGTTTAATGAAATTCGAGGTGCCATCGATGGGATCAATGATCCACGTGGGCGCATCTGTCAGTTCCTTGGTCACATTGTTGTTCTTATGCGTATCTTCTTCGCCAATGAATTTATGATCCGGGTACGAGGCCAGAATGTTGGCCATGAGAAACTCCTCGATCTGATTGTCATACTCGGTGACCACATTGTGGAATTCATTGCATTTGAGGGCCACCGCTTTGCCAGCATTCTGATAGCCTTCGTAGAGTATTTCACCAGCTCGAACTGCTAATGGATAAATAAACTGGTAAAGTTCCTCGATCTGCGATTCACTTGCCATTTCTCTGTTTTGACGCTGTCGCGCTGAGAACACAACTGACAAGACTTGGCAGCGAACAGGTTTGCAATAGCACAAAGATATTTTTCCAAGCAAATTTGTTAACTTTTAAAAGCTCtcattttttgtgtaattGTTTACCGAAGTTTGACTAAGAGAGCGCACAGTGGCACAAAGgtgcaaaataatttgttgaaatataaTGTAGAACCAAATTAtcaacttttaaatacaaaattttactCTGAATAAAACTTGATAATATGCAGATTTGGTGTCCAGTAAAACTCGATAtgaataaattactttttgaATTTGCGTAAGTTGTAAATCAGAATTGTTGCTTACATTCTAGTATCAATATTCTGAAAGCTTACTGGAAATAATTAGCATGAACGACTTGAATGTCAATTAAGAAGGAACATGTATATCATTACAGATTCATTATCATCTTGAAATTCAGATTGCTCCACTTAGCTGCCCCTTTGTCTAAAGGGGGAgatttaatgaatataattattCTCCATTGCTCCATTGTATTTGATATTCGGttcttaatttcaattatttatttttattgctagTAATTGTAGATTGTActttttgcaaaagttttcatttattactTGAAGGTGTATTCCGTAATTTGATCGGCTTCTTCAATCAACTTGATGGCCTCTTGAGTCAACTCTTCTGTGGCTCCACAGATCAAATAGGGTTGCATTATATCGAATTTACCACCTTTGGTATGATAAATGGAACCTCCCGCTTCGGTTAGAATAACAGCACCCGCTGCAATATCCCAGGGCTTGAGATCCTCAACGTGGAAGACATCACATTGACCCACTGCCACATATGCCACATCGAGTGCAGCGCTCCCAAAGCTGCGGGTGCTGCAAAGAGAAGAGAACAATAAGAAGAGCGAAATTAAGCATTTAACACTCTTTTCCCCGTCTCACTTACGCAGTAGCATTTGAGCCCAGCTTGTAAATCCGTTTCATGTTCTTGTCTCGCACAAATGCCGCACTTATCAATGTGATTTCATAGGCAATTATCGCTTGTTTGATCTATGTACAAAAGTGAAATG
This is a stretch of genomic DNA from Drosophila albomicans strain 15112-1751.03 chromosome 3, ASM965048v2, whole genome shotgun sequence. It encodes these proteins:
- the LOC117571811 gene encoding uncharacterized protein LOC117571811, with protein sequence MSNNPISESKLQEYYEVALDLVKKCGPLLMEGYSKPKTDYVVKADFYDLVTVYDKQIEDTLIEGLQKAFPESLIIGEEESAAAHRQAELTDAPTWIIDPIDGTTNFIHRIPHCCISVGLAINKELVVGIIYNPPANELFSAWKGHGAYLNGNPIHTSKVTKISQAVVAYEISLIHAGAVRDKHLKRVYKMGSNATATRSFGSAALALCYVATGQCDAYHVEDLKPWDIAAGAVILTEAGGNIYHTKGGKFDVMKPDLVCAATEELTKAVIQLIEEANQITEYTFK
- the LOC117571816 gene encoding uncharacterized protein LOC117571816; protein product: MSSQIEELYNFIYPLAVKAGEILLEGYEREEKNVDIKGAFYDVVTDYDSKIEEFLMNKILATYPDHKFIGEEETAKNNNVSKELTDAPTWIIDPIDGTSNFIKQIPHVCVSIGLSINKKIVLGIVNNPAQKKLYTTKLGQGAFCNGKPIHVSNCERLKDANVAYEVSLLHVHNVANKHIKRIYHVGLHARRLLAYSCVVDELCMVAAGNLDAFYIEDMYPWDCAAGSLLVQEAGGVVTAPFGTPFDIMKPDLICAGSEKLRKEIEDLLRKADLEKSVGGDEV
- the LOC117571815 gene encoding inositol monophosphatase 1, with the protein product MASESQIEELYQFIYPLAVRAGEILYEGYQNAGKAVALKCNEFHNVVTEYDNQIEEFLMANILASYPDHKFIGEEDTHKNNNVTKELTDAPTWIIDPIDGTSNFIKQIPHVSVSIGLAINKQIVLGIVNNPAQQKLYTAKLGQGAFCNGESIHVSDCEQLNAANVAYEVCLLHSAPIRNKHIKRIYYVGSQARRLLGYSAVVDSLCMVAAGNLDAFHIEDMYPWDCAAGYLLIREAGGVVTHPYGGPFDIMKPDLICAGTETLRNQIEQLIRQADQAKSVGSDD
- the LOC117571814 gene encoding inositol monophosphatase ttx-7-like, whose protein sequence is MMKQYSEEKLKEYHDIAVDLVKECGPIFEEGYNKSKKEVMVKSDFFDFVTVYDRQIEEKLTAGLSKAFPESRFIGEESLAGSKELPELTDAPTWIIDPIDGTTNYIHRFPHCGISVALAINKELVVGIIYNPAANELYTSRKGHGAYLNGQNIRVSGATMLSNSVIGHEITLINVAAWRDKNIKRVYKLGAVAAGTRCLATAALSLAYVAKGTLDTYHVDNLKPWDVAAGVLLVREAGGVVYQTNGSEFNVMQPNLVAAGQDALAQQVMQLIREADKIDEYRFT
- the LOC117571821 gene encoding ADP-ribosylation factor-like protein 1, encoding MGGVLSYFRGLLGSREMRILILGLDGAGKTTILYRLQVGEVVTTIPTIGFNVEQVTYKNLKFQVWDLGGQTSIRPYWRCYYSNTDAIIYVVDSADRDRIGISKDELLYMLREEELAGAILVVLANKQDMDGCMTVAEVHHALGLENLKNRTFQIFKTSATKGEGLDQAMDWLSNTLQSRK